Proteins encoded by one window of Crassostrea angulata isolate pt1a10 chromosome 9, ASM2561291v2, whole genome shotgun sequence:
- the LOC128163072 gene encoding nostrin-like isoform X4, which yields MEDVIWTDNTLFGLNGFEELRKYIKQGSEFCKDVSIIIQERADLEGHYAKNLNKLSQKLVKATTGNLGSLADGWRSVASVMEQEAELHKNLSLKLAEEISKPLKILVDTQNKARKPVEAMVDKSLKSLTDKRTEESKAKKQCYVHAKDSEKGEENRNDSSKGKTEKDKQKIEKKCDQMRKLLRKADKEYCELCEKAETARQEWEFNVAKGSAQLQGLDEERLAKMAEHLNQYNCQLSSMGPGFQTSCDKLHESVISVDIQADLRSIAQQRGTQGTPPEQILLDCYAEDLQFTMNAERRKNALQNYLLYLRQSLEREKKGKEGVEKLVGVYRERPNFADQDAQEDAKQRLCQVMFMMNFLEASHFKIASVLAKLECQPKLEHKFAKYIETQRDKQGIPTSVLRLPINIALEGNSGYDVTSVTVGALANQTQSDPYEEPFAEDEFEDYADPHVVGRCRALYDYDASQNDELSIRPGDIINVYDKQMDGWWQGEKNGRVGIFPASYVEEI from the exons ATGGAGGATGTAATATGGACCGATAACACACTTTTT GGTCTAAACGGGTTTGAGGAGTTAAGGAAGTACATTAAACAAGGGAGTGAATTCTGCAAAGATGTTTCTATCATCATTCAAGAAAG GGCGGACCTAGAGGGACACTATGCCAAGAATCTGAACAAATTGAGCCAGAAACTTGTTAAAGCCACCACAGGAAATTTAGG GAGTCTCGCAGACGGATGGAGGTCTGTGGCCAGTGTCATGGAACAGGAGGCGGAGCTACACAA gaaTTTGTCTTTGAAGTTGGCTGAAGAAATCAGTAAACCTTTGAAAATCTTGGTGGACACTCAAAATAAAGCCAGAAAACCG GTTGAGGCCATGGTAGACAAAAGTCTAAAGTCACTCACTGACAAACGGACGGAGGAAAGCAAG gCCAAAAAGCAGTGTTACGTCCATGCCAAAGACAGCGAGAAAGGAGAGGAAAATAGGAATGACAGCAGTAAAGGGAAAACAGAAAAAGACAAACAGAAA ATAGAGAAGAAGTGTGACCAGATGCGGAAGCTGCTGAGAAAGGCGGACAAAGAGTACTGTGAACTGTGTGAGAAAGCAGAGACCGCCAGACAGGAGTGGGAGTTCAATGTCGCCAAG GGAAGTGCCCAGCTCCAGGGTCTGGATGAAGAGAGACTGGCCAAGATGGCTGAACACCTGAACCAGTATAATTGTCAGCTATCGTCCATGGGACCCGGATTTCAAACA AGTTGTGATAAATTACACGAGTCTGTGATATCTGTGGATATTCAGGCAGACCTCCGATCCATAGCTCAACAGAGGGGCACTCAGGGAACGCCGCCGGAACAGATACTGCTAGACTGCTAC GCTGAGGACCTACAGTTCACAATGAATGCAGAGCGGAGGAAGAACGCCCTCCAGAATTATCTGTTATACTTACGACAGTCCTTAGAGCGGGAGAAGAAGGGGAAGGAag GTGTGGAAAAGTTGGTGGGGGTGTATAGAGAGCGACCTAATTTTGCCGACCAGGACGCTCAGGAAGATGCCAAACAGAGGCTATGTCAG GTGATGTTTATGATGAATTTCCTAGAAGCTAGTCATTTTAAGATAGCCTCTGTCCTAGCCAAGCTGGAGTGTCAGCCCAAACTGGAGCACAAGTTTGCCAAGTACATAGAGACACAGCGGGACAAACAG GGAATTCCAACTAGTGTACTACGATTACCTATTAATATTGCCTTGGAGGGGAATTCTGGTTACGATGTTACCTCAGTTACGGTTGGAGCTTTAGCCAATCAGACGCAGTCCGATCCTTACGAGGAACCATTCG CTGAGGACGAGTTTGAGGACTACGCAGACCCACATGTAGTCGGGCGATGTCGCGCCCTGTACGATTACGACGCTAGTCAAAACGATGAACTGTCCATCAGACCAG GTGATATCATCAACGTGTACGACAAACAGATGGACGGATGGTGGCAGGGAGAAAAGAACGGACGCGTCGGAATATTTCCTGCAAGTTACGTGGAAGAAATATGA
- the LOC128163072 gene encoding nostrin-like isoform X1, which produces MATSKENPLCQHCRFCNPAPKRRHNSRIRSRISRVSLTVPGSVHSWIHRLSSSGIQKSVAKGLNGFEELRKYIKQGSEFCKDVSIIIQERADLEGHYAKNLNKLSQKLVKATTGNLGSLADGWRSVASVMEQEAELHKNLSLKLAEEISKPLKILVDTQNKARKPVEAMVDKSLKSLTDKRTEESKAKKQCYVHAKDSEKGEENRNDSSKGKTEKDKQKIEKKCDQMRKLLRKADKEYCELCEKAETARQEWEFNVAKGSAQLQGLDEERLAKMAEHLNQYNCQLSSMGPGFQTSCDKLHESVISVDIQADLRSIAQQRGTQGTPPEQILLDCYAEDLQFTMNAERRKNALQNYLLYLRQSLEREKKGKEGVEKLVGVYRERPNFADQDAQEDAKQRLCQVMFMMNFLEASHFKIASVLAKLECQPKLEHKFAKYIETQRDKQGIPTSVLRLPINIALEGNSGYDVTSVTVGALANQTQSDPYEEPFAEDEFEDYADPHVVGRCRALYDYDASQNDELSIRPGDIINVYDKQMDGWWQGEKNGRVGIFPASYVEEI; this is translated from the exons ATGGCGACTTCCAAGGAGAACCCTTTGTGTCAACACTGTCGATTCTGTAACCCCGCCCCCAAACGTCGCCACAATTCTCGGATAAGGAGTCGGATTAGTCGAGTGTCCCTGACTGTTCCTGGCTCCGTTCATTCCTGGATTCATCGACTGTCATCCTCTGGAATCCAGAAATCGGTTGCTAAG GGTCTAAACGGGTTTGAGGAGTTAAGGAAGTACATTAAACAAGGGAGTGAATTCTGCAAAGATGTTTCTATCATCATTCAAGAAAG GGCGGACCTAGAGGGACACTATGCCAAGAATCTGAACAAATTGAGCCAGAAACTTGTTAAAGCCACCACAGGAAATTTAGG GAGTCTCGCAGACGGATGGAGGTCTGTGGCCAGTGTCATGGAACAGGAGGCGGAGCTACACAA gaaTTTGTCTTTGAAGTTGGCTGAAGAAATCAGTAAACCTTTGAAAATCTTGGTGGACACTCAAAATAAAGCCAGAAAACCG GTTGAGGCCATGGTAGACAAAAGTCTAAAGTCACTCACTGACAAACGGACGGAGGAAAGCAAG gCCAAAAAGCAGTGTTACGTCCATGCCAAAGACAGCGAGAAAGGAGAGGAAAATAGGAATGACAGCAGTAAAGGGAAAACAGAAAAAGACAAACAGAAA ATAGAGAAGAAGTGTGACCAGATGCGGAAGCTGCTGAGAAAGGCGGACAAAGAGTACTGTGAACTGTGTGAGAAAGCAGAGACCGCCAGACAGGAGTGGGAGTTCAATGTCGCCAAG GGAAGTGCCCAGCTCCAGGGTCTGGATGAAGAGAGACTGGCCAAGATGGCTGAACACCTGAACCAGTATAATTGTCAGCTATCGTCCATGGGACCCGGATTTCAAACA AGTTGTGATAAATTACACGAGTCTGTGATATCTGTGGATATTCAGGCAGACCTCCGATCCATAGCTCAACAGAGGGGCACTCAGGGAACGCCGCCGGAACAGATACTGCTAGACTGCTAC GCTGAGGACCTACAGTTCACAATGAATGCAGAGCGGAGGAAGAACGCCCTCCAGAATTATCTGTTATACTTACGACAGTCCTTAGAGCGGGAGAAGAAGGGGAAGGAag GTGTGGAAAAGTTGGTGGGGGTGTATAGAGAGCGACCTAATTTTGCCGACCAGGACGCTCAGGAAGATGCCAAACAGAGGCTATGTCAG GTGATGTTTATGATGAATTTCCTAGAAGCTAGTCATTTTAAGATAGCCTCTGTCCTAGCCAAGCTGGAGTGTCAGCCCAAACTGGAGCACAAGTTTGCCAAGTACATAGAGACACAGCGGGACAAACAG GGAATTCCAACTAGTGTACTACGATTACCTATTAATATTGCCTTGGAGGGGAATTCTGGTTACGATGTTACCTCAGTTACGGTTGGAGCTTTAGCCAATCAGACGCAGTCCGATCCTTACGAGGAACCATTCG CTGAGGACGAGTTTGAGGACTACGCAGACCCACATGTAGTCGGGCGATGTCGCGCCCTGTACGATTACGACGCTAGTCAAAACGATGAACTGTCCATCAGACCAG GTGATATCATCAACGTGTACGACAAACAGATGGACGGATGGTGGCAGGGAGAAAAGAACGGACGCGTCGGAATATTTCCTGCAAGTTACGTGGAAGAAATATGA
- the LOC128163072 gene encoding nostrin-like isoform X3, which yields MPGYKEKIKRLSMKKEGLNGFEELRKYIKQGSEFCKDVSIIIQERADLEGHYAKNLNKLSQKLVKATTGNLGSLADGWRSVASVMEQEAELHKNLSLKLAEEISKPLKILVDTQNKARKPVEAMVDKSLKSLTDKRTEESKAKKQCYVHAKDSEKGEENRNDSSKGKTEKDKQKIEKKCDQMRKLLRKADKEYCELCEKAETARQEWEFNVAKGSAQLQGLDEERLAKMAEHLNQYNCQLSSMGPGFQTSCDKLHESVISVDIQADLRSIAQQRGTQGTPPEQILLDCYAEDLQFTMNAERRKNALQNYLLYLRQSLEREKKGKEGVEKLVGVYRERPNFADQDAQEDAKQRLCQVMFMMNFLEASHFKIASVLAKLECQPKLEHKFAKYIETQRDKQGIPTSVLRLPINIALEGNSGYDVTSVTVGALANQTQSDPYEEPFAEDEFEDYADPHVVGRCRALYDYDASQNDELSIRPGDIINVYDKQMDGWWQGEKNGRVGIFPASYVEEI from the exons ATGCCGGGATATAAAGAGAAGATAAAGAGGCTCAGTATGAAGAAGGag GGTCTAAACGGGTTTGAGGAGTTAAGGAAGTACATTAAACAAGGGAGTGAATTCTGCAAAGATGTTTCTATCATCATTCAAGAAAG GGCGGACCTAGAGGGACACTATGCCAAGAATCTGAACAAATTGAGCCAGAAACTTGTTAAAGCCACCACAGGAAATTTAGG GAGTCTCGCAGACGGATGGAGGTCTGTGGCCAGTGTCATGGAACAGGAGGCGGAGCTACACAA gaaTTTGTCTTTGAAGTTGGCTGAAGAAATCAGTAAACCTTTGAAAATCTTGGTGGACACTCAAAATAAAGCCAGAAAACCG GTTGAGGCCATGGTAGACAAAAGTCTAAAGTCACTCACTGACAAACGGACGGAGGAAAGCAAG gCCAAAAAGCAGTGTTACGTCCATGCCAAAGACAGCGAGAAAGGAGAGGAAAATAGGAATGACAGCAGTAAAGGGAAAACAGAAAAAGACAAACAGAAA ATAGAGAAGAAGTGTGACCAGATGCGGAAGCTGCTGAGAAAGGCGGACAAAGAGTACTGTGAACTGTGTGAGAAAGCAGAGACCGCCAGACAGGAGTGGGAGTTCAATGTCGCCAAG GGAAGTGCCCAGCTCCAGGGTCTGGATGAAGAGAGACTGGCCAAGATGGCTGAACACCTGAACCAGTATAATTGTCAGCTATCGTCCATGGGACCCGGATTTCAAACA AGTTGTGATAAATTACACGAGTCTGTGATATCTGTGGATATTCAGGCAGACCTCCGATCCATAGCTCAACAGAGGGGCACTCAGGGAACGCCGCCGGAACAGATACTGCTAGACTGCTAC GCTGAGGACCTACAGTTCACAATGAATGCAGAGCGGAGGAAGAACGCCCTCCAGAATTATCTGTTATACTTACGACAGTCCTTAGAGCGGGAGAAGAAGGGGAAGGAag GTGTGGAAAAGTTGGTGGGGGTGTATAGAGAGCGACCTAATTTTGCCGACCAGGACGCTCAGGAAGATGCCAAACAGAGGCTATGTCAG GTGATGTTTATGATGAATTTCCTAGAAGCTAGTCATTTTAAGATAGCCTCTGTCCTAGCCAAGCTGGAGTGTCAGCCCAAACTGGAGCACAAGTTTGCCAAGTACATAGAGACACAGCGGGACAAACAG GGAATTCCAACTAGTGTACTACGATTACCTATTAATATTGCCTTGGAGGGGAATTCTGGTTACGATGTTACCTCAGTTACGGTTGGAGCTTTAGCCAATCAGACGCAGTCCGATCCTTACGAGGAACCATTCG CTGAGGACGAGTTTGAGGACTACGCAGACCCACATGTAGTCGGGCGATGTCGCGCCCTGTACGATTACGACGCTAGTCAAAACGATGAACTGTCCATCAGACCAG GTGATATCATCAACGTGTACGACAAACAGATGGACGGATGGTGGCAGGGAGAAAAGAACGGACGCGTCGGAATATTTCCTGCAAGTTACGTGGAAGAAATATGA
- the LOC128163072 gene encoding nostrin-like isoform X5 has protein sequence MSLFRECFVGLNGFEELRKYIKQGSEFCKDVSIIIQERADLEGHYAKNLNKLSQKLVKATTGNLGSLADGWRSVASVMEQEAELHKNLSLKLAEEISKPLKILVDTQNKARKPVEAMVDKSLKSLTDKRTEESKAKKQCYVHAKDSEKGEENRNDSSKGKTEKDKQKIEKKCDQMRKLLRKADKEYCELCEKAETARQEWEFNVAKGSAQLQGLDEERLAKMAEHLNQYNCQLSSMGPGFQTSCDKLHESVISVDIQADLRSIAQQRGTQGTPPEQILLDCYAEDLQFTMNAERRKNALQNYLLYLRQSLEREKKGKEGVEKLVGVYRERPNFADQDAQEDAKQRLCQVMFMMNFLEASHFKIASVLAKLECQPKLEHKFAKYIETQRDKQGIPTSVLRLPINIALEGNSGYDVTSVTVGALANQTQSDPYEEPFAEDEFEDYADPHVVGRCRALYDYDASQNDELSIRPGDIINVYDKQMDGWWQGEKNGRVGIFPASYVEEI, from the exons GGTCTAAACGGGTTTGAGGAGTTAAGGAAGTACATTAAACAAGGGAGTGAATTCTGCAAAGATGTTTCTATCATCATTCAAGAAAG GGCGGACCTAGAGGGACACTATGCCAAGAATCTGAACAAATTGAGCCAGAAACTTGTTAAAGCCACCACAGGAAATTTAGG GAGTCTCGCAGACGGATGGAGGTCTGTGGCCAGTGTCATGGAACAGGAGGCGGAGCTACACAA gaaTTTGTCTTTGAAGTTGGCTGAAGAAATCAGTAAACCTTTGAAAATCTTGGTGGACACTCAAAATAAAGCCAGAAAACCG GTTGAGGCCATGGTAGACAAAAGTCTAAAGTCACTCACTGACAAACGGACGGAGGAAAGCAAG gCCAAAAAGCAGTGTTACGTCCATGCCAAAGACAGCGAGAAAGGAGAGGAAAATAGGAATGACAGCAGTAAAGGGAAAACAGAAAAAGACAAACAGAAA ATAGAGAAGAAGTGTGACCAGATGCGGAAGCTGCTGAGAAAGGCGGACAAAGAGTACTGTGAACTGTGTGAGAAAGCAGAGACCGCCAGACAGGAGTGGGAGTTCAATGTCGCCAAG GGAAGTGCCCAGCTCCAGGGTCTGGATGAAGAGAGACTGGCCAAGATGGCTGAACACCTGAACCAGTATAATTGTCAGCTATCGTCCATGGGACCCGGATTTCAAACA AGTTGTGATAAATTACACGAGTCTGTGATATCTGTGGATATTCAGGCAGACCTCCGATCCATAGCTCAACAGAGGGGCACTCAGGGAACGCCGCCGGAACAGATACTGCTAGACTGCTAC GCTGAGGACCTACAGTTCACAATGAATGCAGAGCGGAGGAAGAACGCCCTCCAGAATTATCTGTTATACTTACGACAGTCCTTAGAGCGGGAGAAGAAGGGGAAGGAag GTGTGGAAAAGTTGGTGGGGGTGTATAGAGAGCGACCTAATTTTGCCGACCAGGACGCTCAGGAAGATGCCAAACAGAGGCTATGTCAG GTGATGTTTATGATGAATTTCCTAGAAGCTAGTCATTTTAAGATAGCCTCTGTCCTAGCCAAGCTGGAGTGTCAGCCCAAACTGGAGCACAAGTTTGCCAAGTACATAGAGACACAGCGGGACAAACAG GGAATTCCAACTAGTGTACTACGATTACCTATTAATATTGCCTTGGAGGGGAATTCTGGTTACGATGTTACCTCAGTTACGGTTGGAGCTTTAGCCAATCAGACGCAGTCCGATCCTTACGAGGAACCATTCG CTGAGGACGAGTTTGAGGACTACGCAGACCCACATGTAGTCGGGCGATGTCGCGCCCTGTACGATTACGACGCTAGTCAAAACGATGAACTGTCCATCAGACCAG GTGATATCATCAACGTGTACGACAAACAGATGGACGGATGGTGGCAGGGAGAAAAGAACGGACGCGTCGGAATATTTCCTGCAAGTTACGTGGAAGAAATATGA
- the LOC128163073 gene encoding uncharacterized protein LOC128163073 produces the protein MLVHRTWLFTFGMVLLNVHLTCAYQILHPFGKPGIQPLVLNITADPNTKRAFYYARFIGPPDTKAMFDGTFRKVSTSRIFSEFEAVAIFSLRTTTNRRIVLTSPFTTDLLWLEYDVNQSIYQTEFDRIPCEFEVKKSQDYGAGIVQYSVRAENCDVDNRYDSNKSITTLLTQIKKSGEKVMYSLNNSFFTPTPPDYIFDYCNMTGGSTGSGFHGTMTMNIKKMATDDVEVRPPMFFNLNVRDKPLQALAWGFMYITI, from the exons ATGCTTGTCCACAGGACCTGGCTATTTACCTTTGGGATGGTGCTGTTGAATGTCCATCTTACTTGC GCATACCAGATATTGCATCCTTTCGGCAAGCCGGGGATACAGCCCCTGGTGCTGAACATCACAGCGGACCCAAACACCAAGAGGGCGTTCTACTACGCCAGGTTCATCGGTCCTCCGGACACAAAGGCGATGTTTGATGGAACATTCAGGAAAG TATCAACTTCAAGAATATTCTCTGAGTTCGAAGCTGTGGCCATATTTTCTTTAAGAACAACGACGAATCGCAGGATTGTTTTGACGTCTCCTTTCACGACCGATCTCCTATGGTTAGAATATGACGTAAATCAAAGTATATATCAAACCGAGTTCGACAGAATCCCGTGCGAGTTCGAGGTCAAGAAATCCCAGGATTACGGAGCAGGCATTGTCCAGTACTCGGTCAGAGCGGAAAACTGCGATGTTGATAATCGGTACGACAGCAACAAGTCAATCACGACTCTTTTAACGCAGATTAAAAAATCCGGGGAAAAGGTGATGTACAGTTTAAATAACTCCTTTTTTACTCCAACTCCTCCAGATTACATTTTTGACTACTGTAATATGACGGGCGGCAGCACGGGATCCGGGTTTCACGGCACCATGACTATGAACATAAAGAAAATGGCGACCGATGATGTTGAGGTCAGGCCCCCGATGTTCTTTAATCTCAATGTCAGGGATAAGCCGCTTCAAGCGCTGGCGTGGGGGTTCATGTATATAACCATATGA
- the LOC128163072 gene encoding nostrin-like isoform X2 yields MSTLRNSFRRKKRRSAQELEICPGLNGFEELRKYIKQGSEFCKDVSIIIQERADLEGHYAKNLNKLSQKLVKATTGNLGSLADGWRSVASVMEQEAELHKNLSLKLAEEISKPLKILVDTQNKARKPVEAMVDKSLKSLTDKRTEESKAKKQCYVHAKDSEKGEENRNDSSKGKTEKDKQKIEKKCDQMRKLLRKADKEYCELCEKAETARQEWEFNVAKGSAQLQGLDEERLAKMAEHLNQYNCQLSSMGPGFQTSCDKLHESVISVDIQADLRSIAQQRGTQGTPPEQILLDCYAEDLQFTMNAERRKNALQNYLLYLRQSLEREKKGKEGVEKLVGVYRERPNFADQDAQEDAKQRLCQVMFMMNFLEASHFKIASVLAKLECQPKLEHKFAKYIETQRDKQGIPTSVLRLPINIALEGNSGYDVTSVTVGALANQTQSDPYEEPFAEDEFEDYADPHVVGRCRALYDYDASQNDELSIRPGDIINVYDKQMDGWWQGEKNGRVGIFPASYVEEI; encoded by the exons ATGTCCACTCTCAGAAACTCATTCCGACGCAAAAAAAGGAGGTCAGCCCAAGAACTAGAGATATGTCCG GGTCTAAACGGGTTTGAGGAGTTAAGGAAGTACATTAAACAAGGGAGTGAATTCTGCAAAGATGTTTCTATCATCATTCAAGAAAG GGCGGACCTAGAGGGACACTATGCCAAGAATCTGAACAAATTGAGCCAGAAACTTGTTAAAGCCACCACAGGAAATTTAGG GAGTCTCGCAGACGGATGGAGGTCTGTGGCCAGTGTCATGGAACAGGAGGCGGAGCTACACAA gaaTTTGTCTTTGAAGTTGGCTGAAGAAATCAGTAAACCTTTGAAAATCTTGGTGGACACTCAAAATAAAGCCAGAAAACCG GTTGAGGCCATGGTAGACAAAAGTCTAAAGTCACTCACTGACAAACGGACGGAGGAAAGCAAG gCCAAAAAGCAGTGTTACGTCCATGCCAAAGACAGCGAGAAAGGAGAGGAAAATAGGAATGACAGCAGTAAAGGGAAAACAGAAAAAGACAAACAGAAA ATAGAGAAGAAGTGTGACCAGATGCGGAAGCTGCTGAGAAAGGCGGACAAAGAGTACTGTGAACTGTGTGAGAAAGCAGAGACCGCCAGACAGGAGTGGGAGTTCAATGTCGCCAAG GGAAGTGCCCAGCTCCAGGGTCTGGATGAAGAGAGACTGGCCAAGATGGCTGAACACCTGAACCAGTATAATTGTCAGCTATCGTCCATGGGACCCGGATTTCAAACA AGTTGTGATAAATTACACGAGTCTGTGATATCTGTGGATATTCAGGCAGACCTCCGATCCATAGCTCAACAGAGGGGCACTCAGGGAACGCCGCCGGAACAGATACTGCTAGACTGCTAC GCTGAGGACCTACAGTTCACAATGAATGCAGAGCGGAGGAAGAACGCCCTCCAGAATTATCTGTTATACTTACGACAGTCCTTAGAGCGGGAGAAGAAGGGGAAGGAag GTGTGGAAAAGTTGGTGGGGGTGTATAGAGAGCGACCTAATTTTGCCGACCAGGACGCTCAGGAAGATGCCAAACAGAGGCTATGTCAG GTGATGTTTATGATGAATTTCCTAGAAGCTAGTCATTTTAAGATAGCCTCTGTCCTAGCCAAGCTGGAGTGTCAGCCCAAACTGGAGCACAAGTTTGCCAAGTACATAGAGACACAGCGGGACAAACAG GGAATTCCAACTAGTGTACTACGATTACCTATTAATATTGCCTTGGAGGGGAATTCTGGTTACGATGTTACCTCAGTTACGGTTGGAGCTTTAGCCAATCAGACGCAGTCCGATCCTTACGAGGAACCATTCG CTGAGGACGAGTTTGAGGACTACGCAGACCCACATGTAGTCGGGCGATGTCGCGCCCTGTACGATTACGACGCTAGTCAAAACGATGAACTGTCCATCAGACCAG GTGATATCATCAACGTGTACGACAAACAGATGGACGGATGGTGGCAGGGAGAAAAGAACGGACGCGTCGGAATATTTCCTGCAAGTTACGTGGAAGAAATATGA
- the LOC128163382 gene encoding uncharacterized protein LOC128163382, whose translation MVVHKLWLITLVMVLFNANLSYASQILHPLGKPGIQPLVINITANQDTKMAMYYARFTGPSDTEALFFEGTFRKVSTSGTTSVFEAVSEFSFSGYARRRIVLESPSTADFLRVENDVDQSIYETEFARIPCEFEVKKSQDDGAGIVQYSVRAENCDLDGQYAGEGFESFKSIGTKITKSGEEVGYALLDYPGKQVPPDYIFDYFNMTGDTGYNTGSRFLGTMTLNVKKMAADNVQVKPPMFKDFNVRATPFEMLEWAYMYII comes from the exons ATGGTTGTCCACAAACTTTGGCTGATTACCCTTGTGATGGTGCTGTTCAATGCTAATCTTTCTTAT GCATCCCAGATATTGCACCCTCTTGGCAAGCCGGGGATACAGCCCTTGGTGATCAACATTACAGCCAATCAGGACACTAAGATGGCCATGTATTACGCCAGATTCACAGGTCCCTCCGACACCGAGGCGTTATTTTTTGAAGGAACATTCAGGAAAG TATCAACTTCAGGAACAACCTCCGTTTTCGAAGCTGTTTCTGAGTTTTCTTTTTCCGGTTATGCAAGGCGTAGAATTGTTTTGGAATCTCCTTCCACAGCAGATTTCTTAAGAGTTGAGAATGATGTAGATCAAAGCATTTACGAGACCGAGTTTGCTAGAATCCCGTGCGAGTTCGAGGTCAAGAAATCCCAGGATGACGGGGCAGGCATTGTCCAGTACTCGGTCAGAGCGGAGAACTGCGACTTGGATGGGCAATACGCTGGAGAGGGGTTCGAGTCGTTTAAGTCCATTGGCACAAAGATCACCAAATCTGGGGAGGAAGTAGGTTACGCTTTATTGGATTACCCTGGAAAGCAGGTACCTCCCGATTACATTTTTGACTACTTTAATATGACTGGCGACACAGGATATAACACAGGATCCAGGTTTCTCGGCACCATGACGTTGAACGTGAAGAAAATGGCGGCAGATAATGTTCAGGTTAAACCACCGATGTTCAAAGATTTCAACGTCAGAGCTACACCGTTTGAAATGCTGGAATGggcgtacatgtatataatttaa